The proteins below are encoded in one region of Halorhodospira halochloris:
- a CDS encoding response regulator transcription factor: MSQEILIVDDEQNIVLSLQFLMRQQGYSVRTAEDGEQAIAALNEHLPDLVLLDVMMPRKDGYEVCQTIRQTPQWSQLPVIMLTAKGREVEREKGMAMGANDYITKPFSTSDVVEVVRSYLGEK, translated from the coding sequence ATGAGCCAGGAAATACTAATAGTTGATGATGAACAGAACATTGTCCTCTCGCTGCAGTTCCTGATGCGGCAACAGGGCTACAGTGTGCGCACCGCTGAAGACGGCGAGCAGGCCATTGCCGCGCTAAACGAGCACCTACCGGATCTGGTACTGCTCGACGTGATGATGCCCCGCAAAGATGGCTATGAGGTTTGTCAAACCATCCGCCAGACTCCGCAATGGAGTCAACTCCCAGTTATCATGCTGACCGCTAAGGGGCGCGAGGTGGAACGTGAAAAGGGTATGGCGATGGGAGCTAACGACTATATCACCAAGCCTTTCTCAACCTCTGATGTGGTCGAGGTAGTCCGCAGCTATCTCGGCGAGAAGTGA
- a CDS encoding putative nucleotidyltransferase substrate binding domain-containing protein has translation MSRNDSGSEGGKESASDAGELELGDELEAGVRRWGSDTSLDVPLSERLDRIPVTCRVDDKIRTALEAMDRERIGSVVVVDDDFAPVGVFTHNDLLRRVALPERDLDESIANVMTPDPIALEPSAFAFEAAMLMAAHGIHHVCVVEDGELRGVVSERDLFSLQRAGLVNLTRTILHAGSLEALFPLQADVRTLVGQMIAQGVKVGHILQIITLINDHIVEQVIKLCLQDAAEDLSDIRFTWIAFGSEGRREQTLRTDQDNGILFEVPEGESPDAIRERLLPVARHVNEALAECGYDLCPGDIMAGNPECCLSFAEWQQRFSRWIDQGTPEHLLKAAIFFDFRAISGPSEPVERLREWLLQRTASNSRFRRQMAANALQNRPPLGWLRDFVTYGRGRDRGTLDLKLNGVTPFTDAARIFMLANGLTATNTLDRLDQAVRAGRLDSADVSAWRIAYEYIQSMRVRKQHEQIMAGSEPGNRVSPDELNELDRRILKEVFRATRKLQAKLASDYQL, from the coding sequence ATGAGCCGCAACGACAGTGGATCTGAGGGTGGTAAGGAGTCCGCGAGTGACGCCGGGGAGCTGGAGTTGGGGGATGAGTTAGAGGCCGGGGTGCGACGCTGGGGCAGTGATACCTCATTGGATGTGCCGCTGAGTGAGCGCCTCGACCGGATCCCGGTTACTTGCAGGGTGGATGATAAGATCCGCACCGCCCTAGAGGCGATGGATCGCGAGCGCATCGGCAGCGTGGTAGTGGTCGACGATGATTTCGCCCCGGTTGGGGTCTTTACCCACAATGATCTGCTGCGCCGGGTTGCGCTACCCGAGCGCGACTTGGATGAGTCGATAGCCAATGTCATGACCCCTGACCCCATAGCGCTCGAGCCGTCGGCGTTCGCCTTTGAGGCGGCTATGCTGATGGCAGCGCACGGCATTCATCACGTCTGCGTCGTCGAAGACGGTGAACTACGCGGTGTTGTCTCGGAGCGTGATCTGTTCTCATTGCAGCGGGCAGGTTTGGTTAACCTGACCCGGACCATCCTCCATGCCGGCTCACTCGAGGCCCTATTCCCGCTGCAAGCAGATGTCCGCACTCTGGTTGGGCAGATGATCGCTCAGGGGGTGAAGGTCGGCCACATCCTGCAAATTATCACCCTTATCAACGATCATATAGTCGAGCAGGTTATCAAGCTTTGCTTGCAAGATGCCGCAGAGGATCTGAGCGATATCCGCTTTACTTGGATAGCTTTCGGTAGTGAGGGGCGCAGAGAGCAGACCCTGCGCACTGATCAGGATAACGGAATCCTCTTTGAGGTGCCCGAGGGGGAATCGCCCGATGCTATTCGCGAGCGCCTACTGCCGGTCGCGCGACATGTTAACGAGGCGCTTGCCGAGTGTGGCTACGATCTTTGTCCCGGCGACATTATGGCCGGCAATCCAGAGTGCTGTCTGAGCTTTGCAGAGTGGCAGCAGCGGTTTAGCCGCTGGATCGATCAGGGGACCCCTGAGCATCTGCTCAAAGCGGCGATATTTTTCGACTTCCGTGCTATCAGCGGGCCGTCGGAGCCGGTTGAGAGACTGCGCGAGTGGTTGCTACAGCGTACCGCAAGTAACAGCCGTTTTCGCCGCCAGATGGCGGCCAACGCCTTGCAAAATCGGCCACCATTGGGCTGGCTGCGCGATTTCGTCACCTATGGGCGGGGCCGTGATCGCGGCACACTGGATCTTAAGCTAAACGGCGTAACTCCGTTCACTGATGCGGCGCGTATATTTATGCTCGCCAACGGCTTAACCGCGACCAACACGCTCGATCGGCTGGATCAGGCGGTGCGAGCCGGGCGTTTGGATAGCGCAGATGTCTCCGCTTGGCGGATTGCCTACGAATATATTCAGTCCATGCGTGTTCGCAAGCAGCATGAGCAGATTATGGCCGGTAGCGAGCCAGGCAATCGAGTCTCCCCGGATGAACTCAATGAGCTTGATCGTCGCATCCTCAAGGAGGTCTTTCGGGCTACCCGCAAGTTGCAGGCGAAGTTGGCGAGTGATTATCAGCTCTAG
- a CDS encoding 3'-5' exonuclease, translating into MQPRTFVSAMVLFVTMALCAVTIIAVYGVAGAAEGSDDNRAALATAATSAVLVCMFLVWWSLERYMLRPQRRLARNARARVESRSTENSIALPASHAVADLAEAFEELGNALKQARDESEAVAKRATAEVDEQKAWLETILQGLREGVLVCNRQHRLLLYNRSALNILGNPESIGLGRSVLELISGAALKHTLARLEHRYESGVSAPGDLTAPFVCSRANAQGLFHGRMALIDDGHGRISGYLVTLEDISAQVNRMAQREAVYRALSRDLRGVVANLRAAAEALGHPDMSAAERSSFDRVVLDESNRLSRYIDELAEHISPDEAGAWPLADVYLADLIRCLEERLADTPDLQITLVGQPLWIYGDSLTLLQALECLVRNIHAQSGATKIVVETLLSDRRVYVDMRWRGPAISAAELNSWLEQPCGEVSFGGQRLIDALERHGCEPWSYADERSAEAVLRLPLLAPERPQFQAPDSAPLPARPEFYDFKLMHDLSTDHQFASRPLNQLRCVVFDCEMTGLDPDGGDEIISIAGVRVVNRRVLTGETFNRIIDPGRSIPPASVRFHGLTDEDVRGQPPIEQVLPEFKQFAGDDVLVAHNAAFDMKFLAAKEKSSGVRFDNPVLDTLLLSVLLDGEEEDHSLDNLCQRYSVTMSGRHTALGDTLATAELLVRLFERLEARGYKTFGEVTKASHMAAELRHRSAAVSAQQSGFA; encoded by the coding sequence GTGCAACCACGTACCTTTGTTAGCGCAATGGTGCTGTTTGTCACCATGGCCCTGTGCGCCGTCACTATCATTGCGGTATATGGAGTGGCTGGTGCAGCTGAGGGCAGTGACGATAACCGTGCGGCTCTTGCCACCGCGGCTACCAGTGCTGTATTAGTCTGCATGTTCCTGGTTTGGTGGTCTTTGGAGAGGTATATGTTGCGGCCGCAGCGGCGCTTGGCGCGCAACGCTAGGGCACGGGTCGAATCGCGCAGCACCGAGAACTCCATAGCTTTGCCCGCCTCGCACGCCGTCGCTGACCTTGCCGAAGCCTTCGAAGAGCTCGGAAATGCACTCAAGCAGGCCCGTGACGAGAGTGAGGCGGTGGCTAAACGGGCTACCGCCGAGGTCGATGAGCAGAAGGCGTGGCTAGAGACAATCCTCCAAGGCCTGCGTGAGGGCGTCTTGGTCTGCAATCGGCAACACCGCCTGTTGCTCTACAACAGGTCTGCACTGAATATACTCGGCAATCCGGAGTCTATTGGCTTGGGCCGCTCGGTTTTAGAGCTTATCTCCGGCGCCGCGCTCAAGCATACCCTTGCCCGGCTCGAGCACCGTTATGAGAGTGGAGTCAGCGCCCCAGGCGATCTGACGGCGCCGTTTGTGTGTAGCCGGGCCAATGCCCAGGGGTTGTTTCACGGGCGCATGGCCCTGATCGACGATGGCCACGGCAGGATCAGCGGCTATCTGGTCACCCTTGAGGATATCTCTGCGCAGGTAAACCGCATGGCTCAGCGTGAGGCGGTATATCGCGCCCTGAGCCGGGATCTGCGCGGAGTGGTTGCCAATCTGCGCGCAGCTGCCGAGGCGCTGGGTCATCCTGACATGAGTGCCGCCGAGCGCAGTTCATTCGACCGGGTGGTGCTGGATGAGAGTAACCGCCTAAGCCGCTATATCGATGAGCTGGCCGAGCACATCTCCCCTGATGAGGCGGGGGCATGGCCGTTAGCTGATGTCTATCTCGCCGATTTGATCCGCTGCCTCGAGGAGCGGCTGGCCGATACTCCCGATTTACAAATCACCCTGGTGGGGCAGCCACTGTGGATCTATGGCGATAGCCTGACCCTGCTCCAGGCGCTGGAGTGCCTGGTCCGGAATATCCACGCGCAAAGCGGGGCGACTAAGATCGTAGTTGAGACATTGCTCAGTGATCGGCGTGTCTACGTCGATATGCGCTGGCGTGGTCCGGCAATATCCGCCGCCGAACTTAATAGCTGGCTCGAGCAGCCCTGCGGCGAGGTCTCCTTCGGCGGTCAGCGGTTGATTGATGCCTTGGAGCGTCACGGCTGTGAGCCGTGGAGCTACGCCGATGAGCGTTCCGCGGAGGCCGTGTTGCGCCTGCCGCTGCTCGCCCCGGAGCGACCGCAGTTCCAGGCGCCCGACTCGGCGCCGCTGCCGGCACGTCCGGAGTTTTATGATTTTAAACTGATGCATGATCTGTCGACGGATCATCAGTTCGCTAGCCGACCGCTTAATCAGTTGCGCTGCGTGGTATTTGACTGTGAGATGACCGGCCTCGACCCAGACGGCGGCGATGAGATTATCTCGATCGCCGGGGTGCGGGTGGTCAATCGGCGGGTTTTGACCGGTGAGACCTTCAACCGGATTATCGATCCGGGTCGGAGCATTCCCCCGGCGTCGGTGCGCTTTCACGGTTTGACCGATGAGGATGTACGCGGCCAACCGCCGATTGAGCAGGTTCTGCCCGAGTTTAAGCAGTTTGCCGGGGATGATGTGCTAGTAGCCCATAATGCCGCCTTCGATATGAAGTTTTTGGCGGCCAAGGAGAAGTCAAGCGGGGTGCGGTTTGACAACCCGGTGCTCGACACACTCTTGTTGTCAGTCCTGCTCGATGGCGAAGAGGAAGACCATTCGCTGGACAACCTTTGTCAACGCTATTCGGTTACTATGTCGGGAAGACATACTGCGCTCGGTGATACATTGGCCACAGCTGAGTTGCTGGTACGCCTATTCGAGCGGCTTGAGGCCCGTGGCTATAAGACGTTTGGCGAAGTGACCAAGGCCTCGCACATGGCCGCGGAGCTGCGCCACCGCTCGGCAGCGGTTAGCGCGCAACAGAGTGGATTCGCTTAA
- the gluQRS gene encoding tRNA glutamyl-Q(34) synthetase GluQRS — MISNASFKTRFAPSPTGPLHLGSLVAAMGGYLAARSEDGQWHVRIDDIDPPREQHGAADSILRALEACTLHWDGTVVYQSQRHPDYQQAIETLRNSGVAYPCACTRREIAAVAKQGVAGAVYPGFCRDGIVAGRSERAIRVRVADVVIDFVDLALGRVEYNISTEVGDFVIRRSDGLVAYHLACVVDDAKDGFSHIIRGQDLLACTPAQIYLQRLLSLPTPQYRHLPLATDEQGKKLSKQTQAKPIDLDNPAPDMLRALQVLGYDPPKQLVGATAEEIVSWAINC; from the coding sequence TTGATCAGCAATGCAAGCTTCAAGACTCGCTTCGCCCCCAGCCCCACCGGGCCGCTGCACCTTGGCTCCTTGGTGGCTGCAATGGGGGGCTATTTGGCGGCGCGCAGCGAGGATGGGCAGTGGCATGTCCGTATAGACGATATCGACCCTCCGCGCGAGCAACATGGCGCGGCGGATTCGATCTTGCGGGCATTGGAGGCTTGCACCCTACACTGGGATGGGACCGTCGTCTATCAAAGTCAGCGCCACCCTGATTACCAGCAGGCCATTGAGACCCTGCGCAACAGCGGCGTGGCTTATCCGTGTGCCTGTACTAGAAGAGAGATTGCCGCTGTAGCTAAGCAAGGTGTCGCTGGAGCGGTCTATCCGGGTTTTTGTCGTGACGGGATAGTTGCCGGGCGCAGTGAGCGGGCAATCAGAGTGCGTGTGGCGGATGTGGTTATTGACTTTGTTGACCTCGCTCTCGGCAGAGTCGAGTACAACATTTCTACAGAAGTAGGAGACTTCGTGATCCGCCGCTCCGATGGGCTGGTGGCTTATCACTTGGCGTGTGTAGTTGATGATGCCAAGGATGGTTTCAGCCACATAATACGCGGGCAGGACCTGCTGGCCTGCACCCCGGCGCAGATCTATCTGCAGAGGTTGCTGAGCTTGCCAACCCCCCAATATAGACACCTCCCTTTGGCTACAGACGAGCAAGGCAAAAAGCTTTCTAAACAGACTCAGGCCAAGCCTATTGATCTCGATAATCCTGCCCCCGACATGCTAAGAGCGCTTCAAGTGCTGGGGTACGATCCTCCTAAGCAGCTTGTCGGCGCCACTGCAGAAGAGATAGTTAGCTGGGCAATAAATTGCTAG
- a CDS encoding sodium:solute symporter family protein, with protein MNLSVVGLTFALYIGIAIWARTGSTAEFYVAGKGVNPVANGMATAADWMSAASFISMAGLIAFLGYSGGAYLMGWTGGYVLMALLLAPYLRKFGKFTVPEFIGDRFYSNAARVIAVIALLAMSITYVIGQMRGVGIAFSNILEVPLWIGLVSGMAVVFIYAVFGGMKGITYTQIAQYVVMIFAYTVPAVFISLTITGVPIPQIGLGSTTEAAGESVHIIQALDRTLVEIGFAPYSELANMSMLNMFMLTLSLMIGTAGLPHVIIRFFTVPRMRDARRSAGWALFFIAILYTTAPAVGAMAMWNMLNTTIEDPTEVWDNREALAEPGAWMAYDEQPSWMEHWAGTGLLDIEDKNEDGHLQYYNEDDEEMAKFAEEHGWEGSELDIDRDIIVLANPQIANLNPIVVALVAAGGIAAALSTAAGLLLAISSAVSHDLLKGVFMPRITEKQEMLAARISMAVAILFAGYLGLNPPGFAAEVVALAFGLAAASLFPTLMMGIFMAKMNKQGAIAGMLVGLFSTLLYIFIYKGFFFFPETALLPDEEAYWLFGLNTTSFGAVGAVLNFIAAYVVSKLTAPPPKEIQQLVENIRVPKAD; from the coding sequence ATGAACCTCAGCGTCGTAGGTCTTACCTTCGCGCTGTATATCGGAATCGCCATCTGGGCCCGCACCGGGAGTACGGCTGAGTTTTACGTCGCCGGTAAGGGGGTTAACCCAGTTGCCAACGGCATGGCGACTGCAGCTGACTGGATGTCGGCGGCCAGCTTTATCTCCATGGCCGGCCTAATCGCCTTCCTCGGCTACTCGGGGGGCGCCTATCTAATGGGCTGGACTGGCGGCTATGTGCTCATGGCACTGCTTCTTGCGCCATATTTGCGCAAGTTCGGCAAGTTTACCGTGCCGGAGTTCATAGGTGATCGCTTTTACTCCAACGCCGCCCGCGTGATCGCTGTTATCGCGTTGCTGGCGATGTCGATTACCTACGTTATCGGCCAGATGCGCGGCGTCGGGATCGCCTTCTCCAACATCCTGGAGGTCCCGCTGTGGATAGGCTTGGTCTCAGGTATGGCTGTGGTCTTCATCTACGCCGTATTTGGTGGGATGAAGGGCATCACCTATACCCAGATCGCCCAGTATGTTGTCATGATCTTCGCCTATACGGTGCCCGCGGTGTTCATTTCGTTGACCATCACCGGTGTGCCGATACCGCAGATTGGCCTCGGCAGCACTACCGAGGCGGCCGGTGAGAGTGTTCATATTATCCAGGCGCTGGATAGGACATTGGTCGAGATCGGTTTTGCCCCCTATAGCGAGTTGGCCAACATGAGCATGCTCAATATGTTCATGCTTACCCTCTCGCTGATGATCGGTACTGCTGGTCTGCCGCACGTTATCATCCGCTTCTTTACCGTGCCGCGGATGCGCGATGCGCGCCGTTCGGCCGGGTGGGCACTGTTCTTTATCGCCATCCTCTACACCACCGCGCCGGCGGTAGGTGCAATGGCGATGTGGAATATGCTCAACACCACCATCGAGGACCCGACCGAGGTTTGGGATAATCGCGAAGCCCTAGCCGAGCCTGGTGCGTGGATGGCGTACGATGAGCAGCCGAGCTGGATGGAGCACTGGGCTGGTACCGGGTTGCTCGATATTGAGGATAAGAACGAAGACGGCCATCTGCAGTACTATAACGAAGATGACGAGGAGATGGCTAAGTTCGCTGAGGAGCACGGCTGGGAAGGCTCGGAGCTGGATATCGACCGCGATATCATCGTCCTCGCCAACCCGCAGATCGCCAACCTAAACCCGATAGTTGTTGCCTTGGTGGCAGCTGGTGGTATTGCCGCGGCGCTCTCTACGGCGGCCGGATTGCTGCTGGCTATATCCTCGGCGGTATCCCACGACTTGCTTAAAGGGGTATTCATGCCGCGGATAACCGAGAAGCAGGAGATGCTCGCAGCCCGTATCAGCATGGCTGTGGCTATACTCTTCGCCGGTTATCTCGGTCTTAACCCACCAGGTTTTGCCGCCGAGGTCGTGGCGCTGGCGTTTGGGCTGGCTGCAGCTAGCCTGTTCCCGACGCTGATGATGGGCATCTTCATGGCGAAGATGAACAAGCAGGGTGCAATCGCCGGTATGCTGGTCGGTCTGTTTAGTACGCTGCTCTATATCTTCATCTACAAGGGCTTCTTCTTCTTCCCGGAGACGGCCCTACTGCCTGATGAAGAGGCCTACTGGCTGTTTGGTCTTAATACGACCAGCTTTGGTGCGGTAGGTGCGGTGCTGAACTTTATTGCGGCATACGTCGTATCTAAGCTGACAGCGCCACCGCCGAAGGAGATCCAGCAGCTCGTCGAGAACATCCGCGTACCTAAGGCGGATTGA
- a CDS encoding DUF3417 domain-containing protein, with protein sequence MGASLGGVSRLEEPAENLYYSWDRHVRALFVYLDPELWEICGHNPKFFLRRVAQHKLEEAAHLDGFSTKIFVSSVIRIARSIQLQKPVELLSGVR encoded by the coding sequence GTGGGCGCTTCTTTAGGGGGGGTAAGCCGCCTCGAAGAGCCAGCCGAGAACCTCTACTACTCCTGGGATCGGCATGTCAGAGCGCTGTTTGTGTATCTCGACCCCGAACTCTGGGAGATCTGTGGACACAACCCCAAATTCTTCTTACGCCGCGTTGCCCAGCATAAGCTCGAAGAGGCAGCGCATTTAGATGGATTTTCGACGAAGATTTTCGTCTCTTCGGTTATTCGGATAGCACGTTCTATACAGCTGCAAAAACCCGTTGAGCTTCTCAGCGGGGTGCGGTAA
- a CDS encoding DUF4212 domain-containing protein, producing MSGGGGSNPQDAGGGSTGLTDEKRREYWKKNLTVIGILMGIWAFVPLVLGILLGPTLNEIGSIGGYPLGFFVAQQGSIYVFLALIFFYAWYMNRLDRQFGVEED from the coding sequence ATCAGCGGCGGCGGGGGTAGCAACCCGCAGGATGCAGGAGGAGGCTCCACTGGGCTTACCGACGAGAAGCGCAGGGAGTATTGGAAGAAAAACCTCACGGTCATTGGTATTTTGATGGGTATTTGGGCCTTTGTCCCACTAGTGCTCGGTATTCTGCTTGGTCCGACACTCAATGAGATAGGCTCCATAGGCGGTTACCCACTGGGCTTTTTCGTTGCTCAGCAGGGATCTATTTACGTCTTCCTGGCGTTGATCTTTTTCTACGCCTGGTACATGAACCGTCTCGACCGCCAGTTCGGCGTCGAAGAAGACTGA
- the acs gene encoding acetate--CoA ligase — protein sequence MSEDKVYPVPESIKQGAHISFEQYQQMYERSLKDPEGFWSEQADKFLDWFSKWGTTCEWDLSKGDIRFFAGGKLNVAYNCLDRHLESRGDQTAIIWEGDEPDQDESITYRDLHERVCRFANAMKARGVKKGDRVCIYLPMIPEAAVAMLACARIGAVHSIVFGGFSPEALRDRIIDADAEVVITSDEGVRGGRAIPLKGNTDKALEGCPNVKTVFVVQRTGGNINWNDGRDVWYHDACAEASTDCPPEHMDAEDPLFILYTSGSTGKPKGVQHSTGGYLLGTAMTHKYVFDYQEGEVYWCTADVGWVTGHSYIVYGPLANGAKTLMFEGVPTYPDAGRFWQVVDKHNVAIFYTAPTAVRALMGQGDEHVTNTSRKSLRILGSVGEPINPEAWEWYYRVVGEERCPIVDTWWQTETGSILIAPLPGAMDLKPGSATLPFFGVEPQLVDDKGNVIEGEGKGNLVINRAWPSMMRTIYGDHERFFNTYLAAYPGKYFTGDGARRDADGYYWITGRVDDVINVSGHRMGTAEVESALVLHDKVSEAAVVGYPHDVKGQGIYAYVTLMAGEEPSEDLKKELVKLCIDEIGPIAKPDLIQFAPSLPKTRSGKIMRRILRKVASNELDSLGDTSTLADPSVVDTLIEDRANK from the coding sequence ATGTCCGAAGACAAGGTCTATCCAGTCCCAGAGTCAATCAAACAGGGCGCGCACATCAGCTTTGAGCAGTACCAGCAGATGTATGAGCGCTCGCTTAAAGACCCCGAAGGCTTTTGGTCAGAGCAGGCTGATAAGTTCCTCGATTGGTTTAGCAAGTGGGGCACTACTTGCGAGTGGGACCTGAGCAAGGGAGATATCCGCTTCTTTGCCGGCGGCAAGCTCAACGTCGCTTACAACTGCCTTGATCGACACCTGGAGAGCCGTGGCGATCAGACCGCCATAATCTGGGAAGGCGATGAGCCCGATCAGGATGAGAGCATCACCTACCGCGATCTGCATGAGCGCGTCTGCCGTTTTGCCAACGCCATGAAGGCGCGCGGCGTTAAGAAGGGTGACCGGGTCTGCATCTACCTGCCGATGATCCCCGAAGCCGCGGTTGCCATGCTCGCTTGCGCCCGCATCGGCGCCGTCCACTCGATAGTCTTCGGCGGCTTCTCCCCCGAGGCCCTGCGCGATCGGATTATCGATGCCGACGCCGAAGTCGTCATTACCTCCGATGAGGGGGTTCGCGGCGGCCGCGCCATACCGCTAAAGGGCAATACCGATAAGGCCCTCGAGGGCTGCCCCAACGTCAAGACGGTCTTTGTCGTCCAGCGCACTGGCGGTAACATCAACTGGAATGACGGCCGCGACGTCTGGTATCACGACGCCTGTGCCGAGGCCTCCACCGACTGCCCGCCGGAGCACATGGACGCCGAGGACCCGCTGTTCATCCTCTACACCTCCGGCTCAACCGGCAAGCCGAAGGGTGTTCAGCACAGCACCGGCGGCTATCTGCTCGGCACGGCGATGACCCACAAGTACGTCTTCGACTACCAAGAGGGCGAGGTCTACTGGTGCACTGCCGACGTCGGCTGGGTAACCGGCCACTCCTACATCGTCTACGGGCCATTGGCCAATGGCGCTAAGACCCTGATGTTCGAGGGCGTACCGACCTACCCCGATGCCGGGCGCTTCTGGCAGGTAGTCGATAAGCACAATGTCGCTATCTTCTATACTGCCCCGACTGCCGTGCGCGCCCTGATGGGCCAAGGCGATGAGCACGTTACCAATACCTCGCGCAAGAGCCTGCGCATCCTCGGCTCGGTTGGTGAGCCGATTAACCCCGAGGCGTGGGAGTGGTACTACAGGGTAGTTGGCGAAGAGCGCTGCCCGATCGTCGATACCTGGTGGCAGACCGAGACCGGTTCGATCCTCATCGCACCGCTGCCCGGCGCCATGGACCTGAAGCCCGGCTCGGCGACCCTGCCCTTTTTCGGTGTCGAGCCGCAGCTGGTCGATGACAAGGGCAATGTCATTGAGGGCGAAGGCAAAGGCAACCTGGTCATTAACCGGGCTTGGCCAAGCATGATGCGGACCATCTACGGCGATCATGAGCGCTTCTTCAATACCTATCTCGCCGCCTATCCCGGCAAGTACTTCACCGGTGACGGCGCCCGTCGCGACGCCGACGGCTACTACTGGATCACCGGCCGGGTTGACGACGTCATCAATGTCTCCGGGCACCGCATGGGTACCGCCGAGGTCGAGAGCGCCCTGGTTCTCCACGACAAGGTGAGCGAGGCGGCAGTGGTCGGCTATCCGCACGACGTCAAGGGCCAAGGCATCTACGCCTACGTCACCCTGATGGCCGGCGAAGAGCCAAGCGAAGATCTCAAAAAGGAGCTGGTCAAGCTCTGCATTGATGAGATCGGCCCGATCGCCAAGCCGGATCTGATCCAGTTCGCCCCGAGCCTGCCCAAGACCCGTTCGGGCAAGATCATGCGCCGGATCCTGCGCAAGGTCGCCTCCAACGAGCTCGACAGCCTCGGCGACACCAGCACCCTAGCCGACCCGTCGGTGGTCGACACCCTGATCGAGGACCGGGCTAACAAGTAA
- the traF gene encoding conjugal transfer protein TraF, with protein MCTNKVVGRWIAGGDVARSYLRPEGRYLLLSGVLALSYLISSSAAAAAGPGLATGPGLVYGDGTHTGSLHTSLANPAGTPASPRVGVQFGANVGFGYELGDMNQIIDSVDEVMDLLDKEFESFSEAKEGVDALDDVLKQLGEHGRGKLRAGGSVPIVVGRADAGWALGIELGSDFSAGFSVLDDPLRVENNEVKTETSLYLKGAQVQRLSLAPGLKVADWDGRNLYVGARVNYYSADMYKTVVPLDGQDGDDFEIVSDELDRQVNSSTALGFDLGAVYQTSYFRGGVTWLNVNEPEFDFPSVGVGCGQIADASQKRNCEAAQYFGDRISLQETWKLNDQARGELALHDPSQRLVLSASYDFNTVRDVSGDEYQWLAMSASYRLPWYLKWIPDMRVGYRENQAGSELSYYSLGLTWLGVLSLDAALSDQTIDHDGDSWPRSAMVNIGLQMRF; from the coding sequence ATGTGTACCAACAAGGTTGTAGGTAGATGGATCGCGGGCGGTGATGTTGCTCGCTCTTACCTGAGGCCGGAGGGCAGATACCTCCTGCTATCTGGTGTCTTGGCTTTGTCCTATCTCATTTCTTCATCGGCTGCGGCTGCTGCAGGGCCTGGATTGGCTACAGGACCTGGGTTGGTCTATGGCGATGGGACCCACACTGGTTCGCTTCACACTAGCTTGGCGAATCCGGCAGGTACGCCAGCTTCACCTCGGGTTGGGGTGCAGTTTGGGGCTAATGTCGGCTTTGGTTATGAGTTGGGTGATATGAATCAAATCATTGACAGTGTTGATGAGGTGATGGATCTGCTGGATAAAGAGTTTGAGTCTTTCAGCGAAGCCAAAGAGGGAGTTGATGCATTAGATGATGTGTTGAAACAGCTGGGCGAGCATGGGCGTGGCAAGCTAAGAGCAGGCGGATCTGTGCCCATAGTTGTAGGTCGGGCTGACGCAGGGTGGGCACTTGGAATAGAGCTTGGCAGCGATTTTTCTGCAGGGTTCAGTGTTCTCGACGACCCTTTGAGGGTGGAAAATAATGAAGTAAAAACCGAAACCTCGCTTTATTTAAAAGGAGCCCAGGTTCAAAGATTGTCTCTAGCGCCCGGGTTAAAGGTTGCCGATTGGGATGGTAGGAATTTGTATGTTGGCGCAAGGGTCAATTATTATAGCGCTGATATGTATAAAACTGTTGTTCCCCTTGATGGGCAGGATGGAGATGACTTTGAGATAGTTAGCGATGAATTAGATCGGCAAGTTAATTCTTCAACAGCATTGGGTTTTGATTTGGGCGCTGTGTATCAAACTAGCTATTTTCGTGGCGGCGTTACTTGGTTGAATGTCAATGAGCCGGAATTTGATTTTCCGTCCGTTGGGGTAGGTTGCGGGCAGATCGCGGATGCCAGCCAAAAAAGAAATTGTGAAGCTGCTCAATACTTTGGAGACCGAATTAGCTTGCAGGAGACTTGGAAGCTTAACGATCAGGCACGGGGGGAATTAGCCCTGCACGACCCAAGTCAGCGTCTCGTGCTATCGGCTAGTTACGATTTTAATACAGTCCGTGATGTTAGTGGTGATGAGTACCAGTGGTTAGCCATGAGCGCTTCTTACCGCCTGCCTTGGTATCTTAAATGGATTCCAGATATGAGGGTAGGATATCGAGAGAATCAGGCTGGATCAGAACTGAGTTATTACAGCTTGGGGCTGACATGGCTGGGGGTTTTGTCGTTGGATGCTGCGTTGAGTGATCAGACTATCGACCATGATGGAGACAGTTGGCCTCGCAGTGCCATGGTGAACATAGGGCTCCAGATGAGATTTTAG